acagagggagtaatattttgtgcCACTAtaaaaagtaatataattgtcCGTCCAAGACCAAAGTTATGAGTAATTCGGACTacctcttttatttatttattatttctcgtGTTTAAGATTTCAATatccatcaattaattttaatttacgtTTGTTACTGGCTCTTCATAAATTGGCATGTTGTTCCAAGAGTGGTATAATTCATCTTGTGTTATCGCAAAAGATTGGGAAATAACATTTTGTCGAGACCTCGTGTTTCTTTAGATATCAACAAAGGACTTATCTCATTGATAGAttctttcagtgctttactaCACCACTGTTATTAGATTCCCTAGGTAAGGACGCTATTAGATTAACACTGCAACCCTTATACATATAGGTAGCCAAGGCCTTCGTTTGTGAAATATCATCCACTTTAGGttgtgaaatattatttttcttcatcgGGTCACCTAATATGATGACATGTTCAACGGCTACAATTTAGAAGATCTAACTCCTTTGCTTTATTTATgataggggtgtcgaaacgagtagcgggtattgggtacccgcgcacccgacccgatacccgctacccgacgGAAACGGGTAACGGGTCGGGATCGGgtaatcatatttttggttttgcgggtatcgggtatatCTGATACCCGCTCGGGATACCCGATAATCCCGAAAATTATCCGATTTTAGTTAAGTATTTTGtaatcattaatattaatataatttttaaattaaccAGGTCACACTCAGATTTCtacatataatattttttgtctttttttcttctattaaAGAGCATACAAATACCAATCTTATATAGCATACAATAGCATATGTGATATGTATATACAGTAGTTACACAAATACAGTAGCATATGTGATATGTATATAGTAGCTACACAAATATAGTAGCATATACATATAGTCTAATCACTAATGATTATGGATTCTTTTATATGCTTTTAGGATGCACCAAAATACTAACATTACTATGGATATATAACTATCAACAAGTCGAGGATAatgcaaatataaataaaaacaaaaaaatttaaaaaaaatcgggtcgggtcgggtacCCGTTGTGTCGGGTgcgggatacccgactcgggtatcgggtaatacCCGACATAGTGCGAGACGGGTATCGGGACAACAATTTCGGCTGaaatcgggtgcgggtacccgtttcgacacccctaatTTGTGATTCATAAATGTAAgacataaatgaataaatgaaaacaTGTCACAAAATCAATTGTTCTCTTTAATGGATTAAAGTGagtaaatagtactccctccgtcccactttaggagtcccggttgagttcggcacggattttaagaaatgtaaaggaaagttggtgaaaaaagatagtggaatgtgagtcctacttttttatattaattttataataaaatgtgagtggaaaaaggttagtggaatgcggggcctaataccatttatggaatattccaaccgggattcctaaagtgggacagagggagtatatatatacatatcacCTGAAACATACTTTTCAgtatactaattttaaaaatcttctACCAATACTAAACTATTGTTTTTTAGTATACCAAGAACaaaatctcccacttatatgAAAATCATGATATGATCCTCGTTcttgaaatttgattattgacgaagattttgaaaagaaGGCGCCAGAATACTTGAAAGGATGGATAGGTGGGGCGAATGAAGCCGCAATGATTATGGAAGATCTTTTGATGACTCGTGAAGATGGGATGTATTACGTCACAAATGATTATGAAAGGTCGTTTGATAAGTAGGATAAATAAGTCTCGATGAATCGATAATTAAAGAGAGAACTCCAGAGAGATAAACTCACAAAATATTATTGCTCAAATGGTAGTTTTGTAGTCCAACAACAAGGCCTTTATATAagcaaagaaaattataaatataagtaaaaataaaactcaatggaaataaactagaaaataaataaactaaaagtaAACCAAAGCTAAATATTGTAATTGATGGTTTCGAGAGCAATCCTCCTTCACCACTTCGCTTTCTAGTTAGACTTAATTGTTTCGGCAGAGGAATTGACGACTCCGATGTTCGATATTTGCTTTCTTTACCACTTTGATTTACTTTCATGTTGATGATTTATTTACTCGTGTTTTCTTGATGCTTTTCGCAATTGGTTTTTAGATGTTTAAATCCATCTAGCTTAGCTCTGTAGTTTCGGTGGAGGAATTGACAACTCCGACGCCGAGATTACATTTCATTCCATGCTCCCttagttagatttagtttaaGCTCTCAACTCTGTTTTCATGTTTAAAACTCAAGTTTCCCACTCTAGTGTTTAGATCCATACTCCAATGCTCAAGGCGTGGTGGCTAACACCAACCCCGTGTCGTAGAAACAATCTCGAGTAGGTCCATGGTCTCTGTGGATTCAACCCCGCTCTTGCCGCTTATACTTAGTAAAATTTGTTGCAAAAGTAGGaaattataaatcatgttGAAAGGAGGGACACGTGCACACGACACACGTGCAAAAACACCTCCCTTCACATATATTAGTGTCTTTGTTGGCTCTATGTAAGTAGAATTCATATCTGTTACAACATGAGTAAGAATTGGAAAAATGACTGTAGATGCCGCAATAATGACAGAAGGATTAACCTCTGGCGAAGTGATTGATTCTAATTAAGAGATCACATTTggagtttcttcttcttcttcttcttcttccatgTTCTCTATTTTTCCACACATCTCCACCATAGAGGACTGTTGTTGTAGCTCATGATTTTTCAATAGTTGCTATTGGTTATTTTGTTGTTCACTCTACTTTCtatactctattttattttgactcTTTTCACCTTCAATATTGTGCCCACATTGaatcattcattttttgttcACGTCGACGTTGCAAATACATTTGATCTTTGCGTACATATTGAGACGTGATAATGACAAGATGCAACTTCGTTTGACCAAAATTAAGAGAGTATTTGTTGAGAAATGTAGTGAATATCACTCGACAATCCAATTGCCATTgtaaacacaacaaaatatgAGTACACTCTAACATCACAAAGTATATTTTGCTTATATTTACCAATATGAATAGGTATGATTATCTGTTGACGACACCTCCGTAATTGGTAAGATCCATTGTGCTCTATGTGAGAGGTAGACCTATTTTTTTCCATCACAATATCACTAAGTACATTGGTTATGTTTGTCTCATAGATGACgactttaaaaattttgtcatttatgtAACAACGTGTGTACACCACATCCTCTCTCTATCCAGTATCAAATTTCCAGATTCTCTTTGAATGTTTGTCTAGAAAATACTTTAGACATGACATAAACATCTGGAAAATAAATCGCCAAAAAAGACATTAAAAagtttttctaaataaattcgaacaataaaaggaaaaaatactcttaaataataaaactcaaaaattataatgaaaagaattaaaaaaaatatcaaaaacaaCTTGATCAAAATTTGACTAATGATACCAAATTATATGTATGATCCTTGCATTTGAACTTTGATTATTGATGAAGATCTTAAGAGAAACGTGACAAAAGACACAAAAGACTTGAAAGGAAGGACTGGTGGGGTGAATAATGCCACAATAGTTATGGAAGATCCGTTGATAAGTCATGAAGGTGAAATGTATAACGCCATAAATGATTATGAAAGGTCGTTTGATAAATCAGATAATTAAGTCTTGATGAATTGATAATTCAAGAGAGATAAGAGCATGCACAATGCTGGTCTCAAAATCCAGCCACAAACCCATTTTTCAACGGTCACGTCAGCTTTTTTAATCCAGCACAAAAGCTACAATGTAGTCATCCCCAAATTCTGCCCtaacttttaacattttttttgtcattcaTATAATTGAATCTTaattgaaagttgaaaccgaaaaataaatatccatAAAAAGGCgataatctaaatattaaaaaattacaaaaatttacaaaaaaatctaaattaggGGTGTGATCCGttgctaacttttcttaggtTACTAActtgttaactcatcaatgcaatGTATTaagaatgtcaacacgatgataCTGAAATGCCAACATAAACTTAAGTTgatattttacaatattatgttgatattggtATTTAAATGACAACAcagtttattaaaatgtcaacacaaatatgtgttgacatttttatgtaatcgtgttaacatttttaatatactacgTTGATGAGTTggcaatttaagaaaagtaaggggtatttaaaatattttttttaaagaaaagagaagTGGGTTTGTTGCAATGCAGCCGCGGAAAAAGAGGAGGCCGTCGGGCAGCTGAATTTCCAATCGTGAAGGAGGCGCCGTTGGGCCGCCGCAGCCGAGAAGGGGCTGCAATGCAGCCCCGTCAAGCGGTTGCCCCGAACGATGGCtgcattgtggatgctctaaactcccaaaatattattgatCAAAAGGTGTCTTTTTAGTCTAACTAGTATTAACACTTGTGTTATGCACATGACATAAGAGtttcaaataatgaatacaaaatataataaatatatagaaaatataaattctaatcaatatgaagatttaaaaaaatagaaacatattTATCTTGTATAACTCTAAATGAagaatttactactccctaatgaatgaaatatctacacaattttaatttataatttaaatggagtaaaaacaataaaaattaatgacaaaAAGAAGATGTGTAACTATGTTCAAAGAATATGActtaattagaataagatatgcaaataaagaaaatatgtgtgaGTAAAAATGTTTATTGATAGTGCTATGGTAGTCATTaatccaaataaaagaaaaattaaaatttaatagcttaattaaaaaaattaatggaaaaatttatggaatatcaaacatatccactttaaatatatgaataatttaaatcataaaaatttaaaatttctttgagaagtcaagttaaaaaaattgtatttttccAACAATCACACTTtagttgattattttttttcttctgtttAACTTTAGACCATAGCATAACTTGATATACATGGCCAAAgactaaataaatttttaatattagaaagaataaatttctTACTTCTTGCCACatataagtataaaaagtaaattatcacttaaaataacgataatattttatgcatcTTGGATGTTTTGAATAATGTGACAATTTACactactatttatattaagaaaCTATACAAACTTTATaagttagatttaattttaaatatatataatttcatattcttTCATAATTATGTacactaaatttaaatgtaaatatatttacatatatagctttaatattaaatataaataataaatttagttttaatattgtatacgataattttaatatcaaaaggattataaaaaatatttaataaattagttattgTTCCAAATCTTGATTGGAAAGTTATCATTTAGTTGGACTAATTTTCTATCCAATGGCtgtcatttttcaaaatgaccaaaaggataaacaaaatagctttatattttccctccaaaaaggGTAATATTGACTTTCCATCCAACTCTCTCTTTTAGTAGTATAGATAATGAATTCTTAGTATAAGcaagaaaattctaaataGGAGTAAACCTTATAAGactagaaagaaaataaactaaaaggGAACACTGGTTGTAGAAGGAAAGACTGTCAAAGCCAATTAATACTGGTCAATAtccatctatttatttaaattaattaggaaagcaaataaatactttatttgtttgccaataagagtctcatttcatagaaacatgaattttaagaaatgtaaagaaaagtagaacgaaaaaagttagtggaatataagttTCACTTGTATATAGTAGTTTTAGTGAAATGAGATAGATtgaattagtagaatatgagacctattaccatttatagttaaaataaatcgGAACTCTTATTTGcagaccgaaatgaaaaaacaggaCTTCTAATCATTGACAAAGATAATATTAAACAATGCAAGTAATTTAGAAAATCCTAATTTATAGAAGGTAAATAATATAagctaattaatttgtatCAAAGTAGATCTTGGTCCCTTATGCAACTAACTTCCAACATATTGACAGTTATACTCTTCGTGAAATGATTTATTaggttattttttaatgtctCCTAATGCGagttaagaaattatttaattttataaaagaagtTAGAATGAAAAGTTGGAggagtatattaattagttgTATAGTATTGGTGGGGGAGGAAGTATAAATATGTTATTTGACTTGGAACTACCACGTAGAAAATAGGAGTAACTAACTCGGGTAACCACCGTCAGCAATACGGCAATACCAGTTTTACAAAATTGTGCAACTTTTCAACCTTATCTACTTCTTCATACGTGTCAAATAACgaataaaattgttaaaacaCAATAATCGAAAACCTTATTCATCTCCTATTTAAAGAAAGTCCAACAACGATGCGTACACGTGGCAAAGATACTGTCCAAATGCCTGAATCGGGTCGGGTCTGATCCGGCGCTTGAAGGCCGTAATTAACAAAACCGTCCGTTTCAGTAAGGTCGTTGCTGTAAGGCGGTAGAAACCACGTGGCGGAAACCGGTTTGCCCCACGGcgtaatcaaaattttaaattacaaatgacactttctttttttatatttttaaaataaaatattactacaaaaACCTTGAGGCGATCACCACATGTGCACCACCACCCAACCCCGCCATGGACGGCGGAGCAAAGTCATCGGACAGATTCCTCAGGGCTCTATTGGATCGATTCGAGAGCCTGGAGGCCAGCCACGAGAAGCTCAAAGAGCAGTTCCAAGTTGTCGTGCACGAGAAGGCAGAGAGGGAGTCGCCGCCAGATTCCGGCGGCTCGAGGCGGTATCCTGGCTGGGGCGACATGCCGGGGGCCTACTTCGCTGAGAGCCCGTACAGGAGAGTGCTGGAGTACATGGGTCATGCACTCCACGTCAGCAGAGCTGGCTCCGACGAGATCATTTATTGGTACTGTTTTTGATTCAATCCGATTACAATTTTCAAATGAATATCTATTGAAGTTGattgtttgatttgattcGTTGGTGGTAGTTTGTTTAATACGGCTAATTGGTTGTTGCAAGATCAAGTTGGTTTGAATTAGGTCAAATCTGGTTGGGGATGTTATTTTGGGAAATAAAGATGATTTAATGCTGTGCAGTATGAACATGTGGcagttgatttattttttatgtgagAACTCTCCAGCATTGATTTTGGTGTGAAGTATATAGAAGAAGCGgttaatatggtttaatatcACTATTTATGTGTGTTGTCATGGTAGGAAAGCTTCATATTACTGTTGTTTGGATTCGTTGAAATTTGAGTAAATGGAACATGTTCAGCTATCACAATCAAAATCCTCTAAAACTGGAATAGGTTGGATAATATTGGATAGTAGTTGGTCATTTCTCTACCTATTGAATCTGTGAACCTCCAACATCTTTATGCTAATAAAGAGTACAGGCATTTGCTGCCCATATTGCATAGAATAAGGGGGAAAATCTCATGTTGCAGGAATTGCGCAGCTGAAAAATTGTTTGGGTATAAAGACTATGAAGTAATAGGACAGGGAGCGGTTGAACTACTTTTTGATGAAGAGCATCATAATTTAGTTCTGACAATCATGGAGAGAATGAGAATTGGAGAATCATGGTCAGGGCAACTCCCTCTCAGGAAGCGATCTGGTCAAAGTTTCATCGCGCTAGTTACACTGAGCCCACTGTATGAGGATGGTGAGATTGCCGGAATAGTTACCGTATCAAGTGATGCTGCTGTATTTAATAAGACAAACTCAGGAAATATGAGAACACGTCAAGATAAGGCTAATGAACAATCTAAATTTCCTagaataaatttgaagaaCATCTCGTGGCATCAGCGGCCACAAATAGCAGGAGTGCCCCACCTTGCATCTTCTGTTTCGAATTTGGTGCTTACATTATGTCCCTATGTGTCTTTCCGCCTCATGTTTTGTCCTCCTTTTCGCATACATTAGACTTTTCTGATAATTGGTCAGGCCTCAAAAGTTTTATCTCGGACACGAGGGAATGTTCCCTCCTCCTCTGATACATATAGAAGTGCAAGAGATGGCGAGGAAGCTGAAGCAGAAAGTCAAGACACAAGAGCCGATAGACCACCAAGAGCCCCTGTGAGTATTAGTTAAGCAGGTGGTATTGATTTATTAAGAGGGAATGTAAACTTAGAACTATTTGCAGATTACTAAGGGTGCTTTCGGGTTACCCGTAGGGAGGAGTAGAAATGATGGCTCATGCTTTGAAATGGAAAACACAGCATCTGAACTTTCTCAGCCTTCAAAAATTGTATACTCTATCCTCCATTGTTCCTAACGTTTCCTTACTGTCCAACCTTGTCCATTGGCAACATTAGCTTCTCCCCTTTTCCTTATAACTGCCATTATATCATTCAGTTATAGCAAGAGTTTGTTTCTGTTGCATTCTTTAATAGCAGTATCGGCTTAGCTCAATTTTAGGCCTTTTGGTAACTCatgcttttatttgttttgttaatgGATTTTATATAACGACATTCTGGTTTATTCAATCTTATGTAATATTTACTTGGAAGCTTGCTCAGTGGTTGCATGTGAACTGTATTGTAAATTTCCAATCAGTTCGTCTACTGTAAACTGCAGGCAGTAAAAATCTTAGAGAAGTTTCAGATAGGAGCAAGCAGCAACTTGGAAAGAGTCATGGACGagagaataaaacaaaatggtTTTGAAGACAATTCTGGGGGGAAAGAAGCTGCAAATGGGACATGTTCACCAATATATTCGATGCAAACTGTTTCTAGCCTTCATGCCAGCAATAATGCAGTGGATGCTATGAAAGAAACTTCTGATGttgcaaaaagaaaagaaacaaatatgcATAGGAATCCATTCTTTGATAATGAGAGTCCCTCGGGAGAAGCATTTTCAGGTGCATATCAGGGATATTTTGAAGTTCAAAGACATGCCGATCAGTTGCCTGGAACAAGCTTCCAAACTGATGAGAACAAGTTCGTGGCCAACCTTCCAAATACAAAGTCGCTAGATACGGAAGATGTTGATCAGGAGCAGTTGGATCCTCAAAAGAATCTAGGTTCGGCAGAGAGTTATGGCAGTGGACATGGAAGCTCTTCGAGCAAAGGTGAAAATGATCTCCCTCTGGTTGGTAGTTCTGCAATTCAATGGGAGGATCTACAGCTCAAAGAGGAAATTGGGCAAGGTAAAGTTTAAGGAAATTGTGTTAGAAGCTGTGTGTTCAATGCAACATTGAGACATATCGGCAGGCCAGAATTGGAGTGATGCATGTCTGATTTCTTGATTAggcattattaattttgatgaacagTGTTTCCTTTCAGGTTCTTTTGCAGTTGTGTATCGTGGAATCTGGAATGGATCGGTACGTAGCCGTATACATTAGTAGCCTAATCACTACAAACAACAGAGAGCTTTCTTGTCTCTTAAACTTatcattctattttatttatacttttcaGGACGTTGCAGTCAAGGTTTACACTGGTAGTCAGTACGATGAGACATTACTTGACTACAAAAAAGAGGTGCATCTACAATATACATCATGATGTAGTTGTTTCAAGTAACTCATGCAAAACTGACTTTGAAGTTCGCAATACTGACTTTGAAGTTCACCATGTTGTTTAGATTGATATTATGAGAAGATTGAGACATCCAAATGTATTGCTATTCATGGGAGCATCGTGCAAGGAGGAAAAAATTGCCATTGTCACCGAATACATGACCAGGTAAGTCAATCTAACAGTGAAAGTTGCTTTTCAGTTGTTCCCTGTCAACTTGCAACACTTATAGCCGCACAAGTCTTATGACTATGATCAGGGGGAGTCTCTTTAAAACATTACATAGGAGCAACCAATCGCTGGACATCAGGCGTCGTCTAAGGATTGCTCTTGATGTGGTATGTCTGTTCTCAAGTCGATGATTTTCCATCAACTTCTCTGTGTTTGTGGGGCAGCCATGCGCATAGCTGGTTGAAGTTATTCACTCTCTTTGATCATGTGTACAGGCTAGAGGGATGAACTATTTGCATCACAGAAATCCACCAATAGTGCATAGAGACCTGAAATCTTCAAACCTTCTAGTTGACAAAAGCTGGAACGTCAAGGTATTTTGTAGGAATATTTCACTGGATCACATCATTTTACTGCATCCAAGtatatagaaaaatcaaaattacttCTTTCCAGGTTGGCGACTTCGGCTTATCAAAGCTGAAACATTCAACTTTCTTAACAGCAAGATCTGGAAGAGGCACAGTTAAGATCATTGCCTGTGCCCCCTCTTATGCCACATTTCTCTATCTTGCTTGAGTCTTTTCTTCGCACTATCTGATATGAGTTTCATAATTTACTGCAGCCTCAGTGGATGGCCCCTGAAGTCCTCCGGAATGAACTTTCAACAGAAAAGTAATGCCTGGCAACTAATGATTTGTAACTTTTGTATTTGAATATACTTAAATCTGTCGTATTAATTGAGTCAGACATAAAGGGTGGGGTTTAAGAGGGTGACATGAATCAAACATTACGCTCttaacatcttataaatgttTCAAGAGCTTATAAGTTGTTAAATTGGTCGGATAATATGAGCTTATTATTAGAGGCAGAATTGtgttagagagaaaaagagaaccATGAATTATGAAATGGGAAGGGTATAGGATGCCAAAAACTAAACGTAGTAGGGCTATTTTTCCCAGATGATTGTTGCTTACTAAATCATGAGAAATGGAACGAGGTTGATGAACTTATTTGTCAGGTACCTTATTAGTTATTGGAGTTAATGTTTAGATCTTATAAGTTGTTAATGAACTTATTTGGCAGACAAATTTCTAGAGTTTTATGGAGTTTATAAGTTCAGCCGAACACACTCTAGTAGATGAAATATTGGATAAGAGGATCAGCAGCCGCAAATACTAGTAAACCGTACACaaccaaataagaaaattgtaGGCATTATACCATACTAGGGGATCTTAGCATAAAAGGTGACCTATTTCTTTGAATAATATGATCTTGACCTTTTTTAACAGGTCGGATGTCTATAGCTTCGGTGTTGTCCTGTGGGAACTAATGACCGAACGGATTCCATGGAGCGACCTGAATGCATTGCAGGTAACTTAGCTCTAAGCAACCCCTACCACTTGCGAGAATGATGTATTTTCATGGCATGCCATTCTGTTTCTTACCCATCgaatattttcttgtttatgCTTATAAAGGTTGTTGGAGTTGTGGGTTTCATGAATAGCAGACTAGATATTCCAAGTAGTATCGATCCCCAAATAGCGTCCATCATATCGGAATGTTGGACAAGGTAATCAAGCTGTAACATGTGGTTATCAACAtgccaaatataaaaaattgatgattaCTGTTGAACTTTCTGCAGCAAGTCGGAAGATCGGCCGTCGTTCAAAGACATGATCCCAAAACTGGCAAACTTATTAGTACAAGCAAGTGGTGGAGGTTTGAATAGAGCAGGTTCCCAgacttaatttttttgatgttGCCGTGTCACCGGCTGACCAGAGCAGCACTTGCTCTAACATGAAAGGAAAAGGATTTTGAATGTGCTGTGTTTTAGGTTTTAGATGCTGCTTTTCCTTCTCTTGTAGTTTGATAACCAcgtttaaatataaatacctCCAACTGTACATTATTGAAATTATGTTTATGAGTTCTCATGAATGAGGCTAATAAAGATATACTGGGCTTTTTATCTCCAGCAACGGGAGGATTGCGGAATATGTAATATGATGtggttttaattaaaaaaaatcttttggATGCTTTGGGTTGTGTGTTTATGTTTTGGGCTTTTCTTCTCGTTCCTTGTTAGCTTAGTGGTCTGGTAAAAGACAAGTTGTCAAGTgtagaattaatattttcggaataaaatgaaaactattTCTAATTATCTAAACTTGTGTATGTATTATACAATAAGAAATAGACAAAAATAGCTTATAACATCACATTCTATCACATAGTCAATTAATTGACTCAGTTAATAATAACCTTGTTTATTCAGATACTCAATTCAATCCAAGAAAGAAATTATGTTCTTGCAgcgtatatattaattatctcTTCAAAAACAAATGGAACTCTCAATCATAGCAATGACAAGtgagaaaataaagatcaggacaaaatataaatataatacgaTATTTCTTTGTCATTGAAcatgagtctcatttttctaggcattgttttaagaaatgtttaaaaaatggataaaaaaagttagtttatatgaattccacttgtttatattaattttatactctataaaatgatagtgaAATGAGCtagttaattttatactctataaaatgatagtgaAATGAGCTAGTGGAATGTATGGACGGTCTTATTACcaattatgttaaaaataaatcagaccCTTATTAGCATACAtatcgaattttaaaaaaaattgggactCAATTGCggatatagagagagagactaTTATACCTCTATTAGATTGCACAATGCTTCAAAAATAAACTACTAGAAAAATCACATTTCAGTGCAATAAGTTACACAAttgtgaat
The nucleotide sequence above comes from Salvia hispanica cultivar TCC Black 2014 chromosome 5, UniMelb_Shisp_WGS_1.0, whole genome shotgun sequence. Encoded proteins:
- the LOC125188884 gene encoding serine/threonine-protein kinase EDR1-like isoform X3: MDGGAKSSDRFLRALLDRFESLEASHEKLKEQFQVVVHEKAERESPPDSGGSRRYPGWGDMPGAYFAESPYRRVLEYMGHALHVSRAGSDEIIYWNCAAEKLFGYKDYEVIGQGAVELLFDEEHHNLVLTIMERMRIGESWSGQLPLRKRSGQSFIALVTLSPLYEDGEIAGIVTVSSDAAVFNKTNSGNMRTRQDKANEQSKFPRINLKNISWHQRPQIAGVPHLASSVSNLASKVLSRTRGNVPSSSDTYRSARDGEEAEAESQDTRADRPPRAPAVKILEKFQIGASSNLERVMDERIKQNGFEDNSGGKEAANGTCSPIYSMQTVSSLHASNNAVDAMKETSDVAKRKETNMHRNPFFDNESPSGEAFSGAYQGYFEVQRHADQLPGTSFQTDENKFVANLPNTKSLDTEDVDQEQLDPQKNLGSAESYGSGHGSSSSKGENDLPLVGSSAIQWEDLQLKEEIGQGSFAVVYRGIWNGSDVAVKVYTGSQYDETLLDYKKEIDIMRRLRHPNVLLFMGASCKEEKIAIVTEYMTRGSLFKTLHRSNQSLDIRRRLRIALDVARGMNYLHHRNPPIVHRDLKSSNLLVDKSWNVKVGDFGLSKLKHSTFLTARSGRGTPQWMAPEVLRNELSTEKSDVYSFGVVLWELMTERIPWSDLNALQVVGVVGFMNSRLDIPSSIDPQIASIISECWTSKSEDRPSFKDMIPKLANLLVQASGGGLNRAGSQT
- the LOC125188884 gene encoding probable serine/threonine-protein kinase SIS8 isoform X4: MRMASKVLSRTRGNVPSSSDTYRSARDGEEAEAESQDTRADRPPRAPITKGAFGLPVGRSRNDGSCFEMENTASELSQPSKIFVYCKLQAVKILEKFQIGASSNLERVMDERIKQNGFEDNSGGKEAANGTCSPIYSMQTVSSLHASNNAVDAMKETSDVAKRKETNMHRNPFFDNESPSGEAFSGAYQGYFEVQRHADQLPGTSFQTDENKFVANLPNTKSLDTEDVDQEQLDPQKNLGSAESYGSGHGSSSSKGENDLPLVGSSAIQWEDLQLKEEIGQGSFAVVYRGIWNGSDVAVKVYTGSQYDETLLDYKKEIDIMRRLRHPNVLLFMGASCKEEKIAIVTEYMTRGSLFKTLHRSNQSLDIRRRLRIALDVARGMNYLHHRNPPIVHRDLKSSNLLVDKSWNVKVGDFGLSKLKHSTFLTARSGRGTPQWMAPEVLRNELSTEKSDVYSFGVVLWELMTERIPWSDLNALQVVGVVGFMNSRLDIPSSIDPQIASIISECWTSKSEDRPSFKDMIPKLANLLVQASGGGLNRAGSQT
- the LOC125188884 gene encoding serine/threonine-protein kinase EDR1-like isoform X1 — encoded protein: MDGGAKSSDRFLRALLDRFESLEASHEKLKEQFQVVVHEKAERESPPDSGGSRRYPGWGDMPGAYFAESPYRRVLEYMGHALHVSRAGSDEIIYWNCAAEKLFGYKDYEVIGQGAVELLFDEEHHNLVLTIMERMRIGESWSGQLPLRKRSGQSFIALVTLSPLYEDGEIAGIVTVSSDAAVFNKTNSGNMRTRQDKANEQSKFPRINLKNISWHQRPQIAGVPHLASSVSNLASKVLSRTRGNVPSSSDTYRSARDGEEAEAESQDTRADRPPRAPITKGAFGLPVGRSRNDGSCFEMENTASELSQPSKIFVYCKLQAVKILEKFQIGASSNLERVMDERIKQNGFEDNSGGKEAANGTCSPIYSMQTVSSLHASNNAVDAMKETSDVAKRKETNMHRNPFFDNESPSGEAFSGAYQGYFEVQRHADQLPGTSFQTDENKFVANLPNTKSLDTEDVDQEQLDPQKNLGSAESYGSGHGSSSSKGENDLPLVGSSAIQWEDLQLKEEIGQGSFAVVYRGIWNGSDVAVKVYTGSQYDETLLDYKKEIDIMRRLRHPNVLLFMGASCKEEKIAIVTEYMTRGSLFKTLHRSNQSLDIRRRLRIALDVARGMNYLHHRNPPIVHRDLKSSNLLVDKSWNVKVGDFGLSKLKHSTFLTARSGRGTPQWMAPEVLRNELSTEKSDVYSFGVVLWELMTERIPWSDLNALQVVGVVGFMNSRLDIPSSIDPQIASIISECWTSKSEDRPSFKDMIPKLANLLVQASGGGLNRAGSQT
- the LOC125188884 gene encoding dual specificity protein kinase splB-like isoform X2 — translated: MDGGAKSSDRFLRALLDRFESLEASHEKLKEQFQVVVHEKAERESPPDSGGSRRYPGWGDMPGAYFAESPYRRVLEYMGHALHVSRAGSDEIIYWNCAAEKLFGYKDYEVIGQGAVELLFDEEHHNLVLTIMERMRIGESWSGQLPLRKRSGQSFIALVTLSPLYEDGEIAGIVTVSSDAAVFNKTNSGNMRTRQDKANEQSKFPRINLKNISWHQRPQIAGVPHLASSVSNLASKVLSRTRGNVPSSSDTYRSARDGEEAEAESQDTRADRPPRAPITKGAFGLPVGRSRNDGSCFEMENTASELSQPSKIAVKILEKFQIGASSNLERVMDERIKQNGFEDNSGGKEAANGTCSPIYSMQTVSSLHASNNAVDAMKETSDVAKRKETNMHRNPFFDNESPSGEAFSGAYQGYFEVQRHADQLPGTSFQTDENKFVANLPNTKSLDTEDVDQEQLDPQKNLGSAESYGSGHGSSSSKGENDLPLVGSSAIQWEDLQLKEEIGQGSFAVVYRGIWNGSDVAVKVYTGSQYDETLLDYKKEIDIMRRLRHPNVLLFMGASCKEEKIAIVTEYMTRGSLFKTLHRSNQSLDIRRRLRIALDVARGMNYLHHRNPPIVHRDLKSSNLLVDKSWNVKVGDFGLSKLKHSTFLTARSGRGTPQWMAPEVLRNELSTEKSDVYSFGVVLWELMTERIPWSDLNALQVVGVVGFMNSRLDIPSSIDPQIASIISECWTSKSEDRPSFKDMIPKLANLLVQASGGGLNRAGSQT